In one window of Chryseobacterium viscerum DNA:
- a CDS encoding Fur family transcriptional regulator: MDTVQKEKNIALIKDVLRNYLLEKGFRNTPERYTILEEIYNMDHHFNVDDLYLLMMQKKYHVSKATIYNTIEIFLDAGLIRKHQFGEKTLTSSSYEKSYFDKQHDHLVIYKKDSDKEIEEIIEFCDPRIQGIKEAIEEAFGVKIDSHSLYFYGTKND; encoded by the coding sequence ATGGATACAGTACAAAAAGAAAAAAATATAGCTTTGATCAAGGATGTTTTGAGAAACTACTTACTAGAAAAAGGGTTCAGAAACACACCTGAAAGATATACGATATTGGAAGAGATTTATAATATGGATCATCACTTCAACGTGGATGATCTGTATCTTCTGATGATGCAGAAAAAATACCATGTTTCCAAAGCAACCATTTACAACACTATTGAAATTTTCCTTGATGCAGGATTGATCCGTAAGCATCAGTTTGGAGAAAAGACATTGACCTCTTCATCTTATGAGAAGTCTTATTTTGACAAACAGCATGACCACCTGGTGATCTACAAAAAAGACTCTGATAAAGAGATTGAAGAAATTATTGAATTCTGCGACCCAAGAATCCAAGGAATCAAAGAAGCCATTGAAGAAGCATTTGGCGTAAAAATTGATTCTCATTCGCTATATTTTTATGGCACTAAGAATGACTAA
- a CDS encoding OstA-like protein: MRIILFLLIFISTLSFAQDKTPVKRDPYLQTPSPAQPKQVRPEDKVKIIHADEIKKNPEKYDGNQYFTGNVQIEHQGSILTADEVVLYNEENFVKAIGNTRLQNTDGSVITAGEMEYDANTQKGVARKNVVLTDPKQTIKTDILYYDRLANQAYFNTGGTISDGQNVTYAKVGTYFLNTRVVDLTGNVKIETPQYIIEGPNIKQNQNTKIADFLGPTTITSKTNPRNRIYTEKGTYKMDSKEAYLTKNSRIFYNEKILTGDDMYYNQITGFGKATGNVTLDDPKERRYIKGGYGEIFEKKDSAMMTKNPYAVKVMEKDSIYFASEKIISYQRPDSLDIKVKKSYLRAFKKARIYKSNAQGRADSIAFNETDGVMHMYTNPILWSGEKQVTGDKVEAYFNTKTEDIDSLKVIGNAFAISKVDSLNLKDEFNQVKGKFMTVYYEKNDIKEARVVGNAQSIVYVDDTDQETKKPERIGITLSTCGIIGALFEERALQIISCSIGAVSDTYPMSKIEPARRKFPDFNWNTKDRIRKWQDILVDTPNNEEIQYTADSELFDKAQKAIDDEKAKEEAKKPKRTRK, encoded by the coding sequence ATGAGAATAATCCTTTTTCTGTTAATCTTTATTTCTACGCTAAGCTTTGCGCAGGATAAAACTCCTGTGAAGAGAGATCCCTATTTGCAGACTCCTTCACCGGCTCAGCCCAAACAGGTGAGACCTGAAGATAAGGTAAAGATCATCCATGCGGACGAGATCAAGAAAAACCCTGAAAAATATGACGGGAATCAATATTTTACCGGGAATGTTCAGATTGAACATCAAGGCTCCATTCTTACAGCAGATGAAGTAGTTCTGTATAATGAAGAGAACTTTGTAAAAGCAATAGGCAATACAAGACTTCAAAATACAGATGGCTCTGTAATCACAGCAGGAGAAATGGAATATGATGCCAATACTCAGAAAGGTGTTGCCAGAAAAAATGTGGTCTTAACCGATCCAAAACAAACAATAAAAACAGATATTCTGTATTATGACAGACTGGCTAATCAGGCTTATTTTAATACAGGAGGAACAATCTCGGATGGCCAGAATGTAACCTACGCTAAAGTAGGAACTTATTTTCTCAATACAAGAGTTGTAGACCTTACAGGAAATGTAAAAATTGAAACGCCTCAATATATCATTGAAGGACCCAATATCAAGCAGAATCAGAATACAAAAATTGCTGACTTTTTAGGCCCTACAACCATTACCAGCAAAACCAATCCAAGAAACAGAATCTACACTGAAAAAGGAACTTATAAAATGGATTCCAAGGAGGCTTATTTAACCAAAAACTCCAGAATCTTTTATAACGAGAAAATCCTTACCGGTGATGATATGTACTATAATCAGATTACTGGATTCGGTAAAGCAACGGGAAATGTAACCCTTGATGATCCAAAAGAGAGAAGATATATAAAAGGTGGCTACGGAGAGATCTTTGAGAAAAAAGACTCCGCAATGATGACGAAAAATCCTTATGCGGTAAAAGTGATGGAAAAAGATTCCATCTATTTTGCATCAGAAAAAATCATCTCTTATCAAAGGCCGGATTCACTGGATATTAAAGTTAAGAAAAGCTACTTAAGAGCCTTTAAAAAAGCCCGTATTTATAAATCCAATGCACAGGGAAGAGCAGATTCCATTGCCTTCAATGAAACAGATGGTGTCATGCATATGTATACCAACCCGATTCTTTGGAGCGGTGAAAAACAGGTAACCGGTGATAAAGTAGAAGCTTATTTCAATACCAAGACAGAAGATATCGACTCATTAAAAGTTATCGGAAATGCTTTTGCTATTAGCAAAGTAGACTCCCTGAACCTGAAAGATGAATTCAATCAGGTAAAAGGAAAATTCATGACGGTTTACTATGAGAAAAATGATATTAAAGAAGCAAGAGTAGTAGGAAATGCCCAGTCTATTGTCTATGTAGATGATACCGATCAGGAAACCAAAAAACCGGAAAGAATAGGAATTACCCTTTCTACCTGCGGAATTATCGGAGCATTATTTGAAGAAAGAGCTCTGCAGATTATTTCGTGTAGCATTGGTGCTGTTTCAGATACCTATCCGATGAGTAAAATAGAACCTGCACGAAGGAAATTTCCCGATTTTAACTGGAATACCAAAGACCGGATCCGAAAATGGCAGGATATTCTTGTAGATACTCCAAACAACGAGGAAATACAATACACTGCTGATAGTGAGCTCTTCGATAAAGCTCAAAAAGCGATAGACGATGAAAAAGCTAAAGAAGAAGCCAAAAAGCCTAAACGAACCAGAAAATAA
- a CDS encoding aspartate aminotransferase family protein: protein MQKDFFIYQAQTTKFAAGFEVEKAEGSYIYGTDGRRYLDFVAGVSANTLGHSHPKVVNAIKEQADKYLHVMVYGEYAQEKPIALCRLLAEATPEPLEVTYLVNSGAEAIDGSLKLAKRYTGREEIVSFKDSYHGNTHGALSVSGNETHKREFRPLLPMVSFIEFNNEKDFDKITEKTACVILETIQGAAGFLVPDKDYLIKLKRRCEEVGALLILDEIQPGFGRTGKLFSFEHFGIVPDILVMGKGMGGGVPVGAFMSSREIMESLSHSPKLGHITTFGGNPLIAAASYATLKEVLDSGLMNEVEEKEKLFRELLVHPKIKNINGKGLMLAVNLGTPEYTLEVAKKCMERGLVVFWQLYRNEYLRISPPLTLSKEEIREGCHIILDILNEN, encoded by the coding sequence ATGCAAAAAGATTTTTTTATATATCAAGCTCAAACCACAAAATTTGCTGCAGGTTTTGAAGTTGAAAAAGCAGAAGGAAGCTATATTTACGGAACAGACGGAAGAAGATATCTGGATTTTGTAGCGGGAGTTTCTGCTAACACTTTGGGACATTCACATCCTAAGGTTGTAAATGCCATCAAAGAACAGGCAGATAAATACCTTCATGTAATGGTGTACGGGGAATATGCGCAGGAAAAACCCATCGCATTATGCAGACTGCTTGCAGAAGCTACTCCGGAGCCTTTGGAAGTTACCTATCTTGTGAACAGTGGTGCTGAGGCTATTGACGGAAGTTTGAAGCTTGCAAAACGATATACGGGAAGAGAAGAAATTGTTTCCTTTAAAGACTCTTACCACGGGAATACGCATGGTGCTTTAAGTGTTTCAGGAAATGAAACCCATAAAAGAGAATTCCGACCTTTACTGCCGATGGTTTCTTTTATTGAATTTAATAATGAAAAGGACTTCGATAAAATTACGGAGAAAACAGCTTGTGTTATCCTTGAGACTATTCAGGGAGCAGCTGGATTTCTGGTTCCCGATAAGGACTATCTGATCAAATTGAAAAGAAGATGTGAAGAAGTAGGAGCACTTTTGATTTTAGATGAAATTCAGCCCGGATTTGGGAGAACAGGGAAATTATTCTCTTTTGAACACTTTGGAATCGTTCCGGATATCCTGGTGATGGGTAAAGGAATGGGAGGAGGAGTTCCTGTAGGAGCTTTTATGAGTTCCAGAGAAATTATGGAAAGCTTATCACATTCACCAAAGCTGGGGCACATCACTACTTTCGGTGGAAATCCATTGATTGCAGCTGCAAGCTATGCTACTTTAAAGGAAGTACTGGACAGCGGATTGATGAATGAAGTAGAAGAAAAAGAAAAACTGTTCAGAGAACTTTTAGTTCATCCAAAAATTAAAAACATTAACGGTAAGGGTTTAATGCTTGCTGTAAATCTCGGAACTCCTGAATATACATTGGAAGTAGCCAAAAAATGTATGGAAAGAGGATTGGTGGTTTTCTGGCAGCTGTACAGAAATGAGTACCTGAGAATCTCTCCACCTCTTACATTGTCTAAGGAAGAAATAAGAGAAGGATGTCATATTATTCTTGATATACTAAACGAAAATTAA
- a CDS encoding START-like domain-containing protein — protein MAKHKVHYEFPMHCLSEILYEYLATAEGLSEWFADEVTEKGDDFFFSWGGGPAEKATLIRYKPEGFVRFRWEEDEGTKNFFEMTITIDDITEDLALNITDFCEEGDEEENAMYWENLIENLRIKLGAA, from the coding sequence ATGGCGAAACATAAAGTCCATTACGAATTTCCAATGCACTGTTTATCAGAGATTTTATATGAATATCTGGCAACTGCAGAGGGATTGTCTGAATGGTTTGCGGATGAGGTAACAGAGAAAGGCGATGATTTCTTTTTTAGCTGGGGTGGAGGACCTGCTGAGAAGGCCACTTTGATCAGATATAAGCCTGAAGGTTTCGTGCGTTTCAGATGGGAAGAAGATGAAGGAACAAAAAATTTCTTTGAAATGACGATCACAATTGATGATATTACAGAAGATCTGGCTTTAAATATTACAGACTTCTGTGAAGAAGGTGATGAAGAGGAAAATGCAATGTATTGGGAAAATCTTATTGAGAACCTGAGAATAAAACTAGGTGCGGCATAA
- a CDS encoding aminotransferase class IV: MENQYFTSDELNVKNRAFLWGDSVKVSFFVRNGGLIMDEECYFFLMASMRKMRMNIPLTYTLEFFQTLFQKEIIEGKGVKNGIINFQVFRNNDGTTLAKSSVSYFYEVSEMADVLAVHQRPLELDLIKEINVNNNLLSNIRVHCPENIYGAIYAQENDLDDVILLNPNKRIARTTAGNLLFLEGDVIKVPKQTEGAYISPLMENFVTFLHKNNLADIQEHEIIAFESQKAEEILMISEEKGIFSVGKIRNKTFENSRFSELVENWKQSFNQ, from the coding sequence TTGGAAAATCAATATTTTACATCAGACGAGTTAAATGTAAAGAACAGAGCCTTCCTTTGGGGCGACTCAGTGAAAGTTTCTTTCTTTGTAAGAAATGGTGGATTGATCATGGACGAAGAATGCTATTTTTTCCTGATGGCTTCCATGAGAAAGATGAGAATGAATATTCCTTTGACTTACACTCTGGAGTTTTTTCAGACACTTTTTCAAAAAGAAATTATTGAAGGTAAAGGAGTAAAGAACGGAATTATCAATTTCCAGGTGTTCAGAAATAATGACGGCACAACATTGGCAAAATCTTCTGTTTCCTATTTTTACGAAGTTTCAGAAATGGCAGATGTGCTGGCAGTTCATCAAAGACCTTTAGAATTGGATTTGATTAAAGAAATTAACGTTAATAATAACCTTCTGAGCAATATCAGAGTTCATTGTCCGGAAAATATCTACGGGGCGATCTATGCTCAGGAAAATGACCTTGATGACGTTATTCTTCTGAACCCGAATAAAAGAATAGCACGTACCACTGCAGGAAATCTTCTTTTTTTAGAAGGTGACGTTATTAAAGTACCAAAGCAGACTGAAGGAGCTTACATTTCTCCTTTGATGGAAAATTTTGTTACTTTTTTACATAAAAATAACCTTGCTGATATTCAGGAACATGAGATTATTGCATTTGAATCTCAGAAAGCTGAAGAGATTTTAATGATTTCTGAAGAGAAAGGTATATTTTCTGTAGGTAAGATAAGAAATAAGACTTTTGAAAACTCCCGTTTCTCAGAACTGGTAGAAAACTGGAAGCAAAGTTTTAATCAATAA
- a CDS encoding N-acetylmuramoyl-L-alanine amidase family protein yields MKGITLLALSIFSTAFLSFSPINKKYIVIDAGHGGNDFGATHGEIREKNIALSVAKEIQKINESQDKYEIILTRDSDSYPTLSERTAQINKLNPEMVISLHVNTSSEQERSDNGFEVYTQNSDVSKELAGKIYKKFNARKISESNLHILRETKAPAVLVELGFINNSENRNYITSEKGQKEIAQKFVEIINEY; encoded by the coding sequence ATGAAAGGTATTACATTACTTGCTTTATCAATATTTTCTACCGCTTTTTTATCATTCAGCCCAATTAACAAAAAATACATTGTCATAGATGCCGGTCATGGCGGAAATGATTTTGGGGCTACACATGGTGAAATTCGTGAAAAAAATATAGCGTTAAGCGTTGCTAAGGAAATCCAAAAGATCAATGAAAGCCAGGATAAATATGAAATCATTCTGACAAGGGATTCTGACAGTTATCCTACTCTTTCCGAAAGAACAGCTCAGATCAATAAACTTAATCCTGAAATGGTTATTTCACTCCATGTCAACACGTCTTCTGAACAGGAGAGATCTGATAACGGATTCGAAGTTTATACTCAGAATTCTGATGTTTCAAAGGAATTAGCCGGAAAAATTTACAAGAAATTCAATGCCCGTAAAATATCGGAGAGCAATCTTCACATTTTAAGAGAAACTAAAGCACCTGCCGTATTGGTAGAACTTGGTTTCATCAATAATTCTGAAAATAGGAATTATATAACAAGTGAAAAAGGGCAGAAAGAAATCGCACAGAAATTTGTTGAAATCATCAACGAATACTAA
- a CDS encoding YqgE/AlgH family protein, whose translation MNHSYKGKILISTPDISGDIFSRSVVLVIEHNESGAFGLILNKKNSQMSSKFKDFFDFKIEVYDGGPVENDKVFFIVKGKRVTEIYTDITDEYYLTEDIERIINAVLSSELDIENIKIFSGYSGWSPGQLDTEVQRKMWTVVDVYNLDYTLPNDQTLWKSIMQNLGGEFLLWANSPEDISLN comes from the coding sequence ATGAATCACTCATACAAAGGTAAAATATTAATCTCGACACCTGACATTTCCGGCGATATTTTTTCAAGATCGGTAGTGTTGGTTATTGAACATAATGAAAGTGGTGCATTTGGTTTGATACTGAATAAAAAGAACAGCCAGATGAGCAGCAAGTTCAAAGATTTTTTTGACTTTAAAATTGAGGTATATGATGGAGGTCCTGTGGAAAACGACAAAGTATTTTTTATTGTAAAAGGTAAAAGAGTTACTGAGATCTATACAGACATCACAGATGAATACTATCTTACAGAAGATATTGAACGTATCATCAATGCTGTTTTGAGCAGCGAACTGGATATTGAGAACATCAAAATATTTTCAGGGTATTCCGGATGGTCTCCGGGCCAGCTTGATACTGAAGTTCAAAGAAAAATGTGGACAGTAGTGGATGTTTATAATCTTGATTATACGCTTCCAAACGATCAGACTCTTTGGAAGTCTATTATGCAGAACCTTGGGGGAGAATTTCTTCTTTGGGCCAATTCACCTGAAGATATTTCACTGAATTAA
- the pdxH gene encoding pyridoxamine 5'-phosphate oxidase: MENLHDKRKVYEKSQLIESEIKQNPIEQFRDWFLEASESPMISESNAMAVSTVEEDGCPRTRMVLLKAYTHEGFIFYTNYNSRKGKAIESNHKACLHFFWPNLERQIIIKADLEKLAENLSDGYFHSRPKGSQLGAVVSPQSQVIPNREFLEGKLKELEKEYENTEVPRPSNWGGYLARPYEIEFWQGRPNRLHDRIIYQLEDLDWKISRLAP; the protein is encoded by the coding sequence ATGGAAAACCTGCACGACAAAAGAAAAGTGTACGAGAAATCCCAACTTATTGAAAGTGAGATAAAACAAAATCCAATTGAGCAGTTTAGAGACTGGTTTTTGGAGGCTAGCGAGAGCCCGATGATCTCAGAATCCAATGCTATGGCTGTTTCCACAGTAGAGGAAGACGGTTGTCCGAGAACAAGAATGGTCCTTCTTAAAGCATATACCCATGAAGGATTTATTTTTTATACCAACTATAACAGCCGAAAAGGAAAAGCAATAGAAAGCAATCATAAAGCATGCCTGCATTTCTTCTGGCCTAATCTTGAAAGGCAGATCATCATCAAGGCAGATCTTGAAAAACTGGCAGAAAACTTAAGTGATGGTTATTTCCATTCAAGACCGAAAGGAAGTCAATTGGGAGCGGTGGTTTCTCCACAGAGCCAGGTGATTCCCAACAGAGAATTTTTAGAAGGGAAATTAAAAGAACTGGAAAAGGAATATGAAAATACTGAGGTTCCAAGGCCTTCCAATTGGGGCGGATATCTGGCAAGACCTTATGAAATTGAATTCTGGCAGGGAAGGCCCAACCGTCTTCATGACAGGATTATTTATCAGCTGGAAGATCTGGATTGGAAAATTTCAAGACTGGCACCGTAA
- a CDS encoding HU family DNA-binding protein, whose protein sequence is MNKSELIDAIAKDAGITKVAAKAALESFIGNVTTTLKKKDGKVSLVGFGTFSVAERAARQGINPATKKPIKIAAKKVAKFKAGADLSNAVSGAKKK, encoded by the coding sequence ATGAACAAGTCTGAATTAATCGACGCAATCGCTAAAGATGCAGGTATCACTAAAGTTGCAGCAAAAGCTGCTTTAGAATCTTTCATTGGTAACGTAACTACTACTTTAAAGAAAAAAGATGGAAAAGTATCTTTAGTAGGTTTCGGTACTTTCTCAGTAGCTGAGAGAGCTGCTAGACAAGGGATTAACCCTGCAACTAAAAAACCGATCAAGATCGCTGCTAAAAAAGTTGCTAAATTTAAAGCTGGAGCTGATTTATCAAATGCAGTTTCAGGTGCTAAGAAAAAATAA
- the panD gene encoding aspartate 1-decarboxylase, producing MLIEVFKSKIHRVRVTASDLNYIGSITIDEDLIEAAGLVVGERVYIVNVNNGERFDTYVIKGKRKSGEVCLNGPAARKVQKDDIIIIIAYAQMTPEEAKDFQPKIVFPDEKTNLLT from the coding sequence ATGCTAATAGAAGTTTTTAAGTCTAAGATTCATAGGGTGAGAGTAACAGCCTCTGACCTTAATTATATAGGAAGTATAACAATAGATGAAGATCTTATTGAAGCTGCCGGTTTGGTGGTAGGAGAAAGGGTCTATATTGTGAATGTGAACAACGGGGAACGCTTTGATACGTACGTTATCAAAGGAAAAAGAAAATCCGGAGAAGTATGTCTGAACGGGCCTGCAGCAAGAAAAGTACAGAAAGATGATATTATCATTATTATTGCTTATGCACAGATGACCCCGGAAGAGGCTAAAGACTTCCAACCGAAGATCGTTTTCCCGGACGAAAAAACAAACCTTCTTACATAG
- a CDS encoding lysylphosphatidylglycerol synthase transmembrane domain-containing protein, with protein sequence MEKTSKSPVKSILTIVISLAFAGFFLWLALRGLDFKVIQKSLAKANYLWVLLASVFGLLAYWFRAIRWNLMLEPMGYKISNSNSLWSISFGYLMNLTIPRSGEVARATALYGVEKVPVDKSFGTIILERVVDLICMLGFLGLTLLFKYDAILSFYKNSGISMNPNKILLVLSVLIAGTVLFFVFKKKLSGIPFLGKIVNFIDGIFQGITSIFKLKEKGKFILYTLGIWICYYLAAYLVCFALPETSAFTFADGFFIIVVGTLGMIIPASGGIGAYNLAMKYGFMALFISVGKSADFGGEMGLTYSFISLPLQIVIMLVMGLISIPMLAKARNAAVSDKEFEN encoded by the coding sequence ATGGAGAAAACATCAAAAAGTCCCGTAAAATCAATATTAACAATAGTAATATCGCTTGCTTTTGCAGGCTTTTTTTTATGGCTTGCCTTAAGAGGGCTTGATTTTAAAGTGATTCAGAAGTCACTGGCGAAAGCAAATTATTTATGGGTGCTGTTGGCATCCGTATTTGGTCTTCTTGCTTATTGGTTCAGGGCTATTCGCTGGAATCTGATGCTGGAACCTATGGGATACAAAATTTCAAATTCCAATTCCCTTTGGTCAATATCATTTGGATATCTGATGAACCTTACCATTCCGAGAAGTGGGGAAGTGGCAAGAGCTACGGCTCTGTATGGAGTAGAAAAAGTACCTGTGGACAAATCTTTTGGAACTATCATTTTGGAAAGAGTGGTAGACCTTATATGTATGCTCGGTTTTTTAGGATTGACTTTATTGTTTAAATATGATGCAATTCTGTCATTCTATAAAAATTCCGGAATAAGCATGAATCCTAATAAAATTTTATTGGTCCTTTCAGTTCTGATTGCAGGAACAGTTTTATTTTTTGTATTCAAAAAGAAACTTTCAGGAATTCCGTTTTTAGGAAAAATTGTCAACTTTATTGATGGGATTTTTCAGGGGATAACTTCCATTTTTAAATTAAAAGAAAAAGGGAAATTCATCCTTTATACACTGGGAATCTGGATTTGTTATTATTTAGCGGCTTATCTGGTTTGCTTTGCACTTCCTGAAACATCTGCATTTACCTTTGCAGACGGCTTCTTTATTATTGTTGTGGGAACTTTGGGAATGATAATTCCTGCCAGTGGAGGTATCGGAGCTTATAACCTTGCTATGAAGTATGGTTTCATGGCACTCTTTATCTCTGTGGGAAAAAGTGCTGATTTTGGTGGTGAAATGGGACTTACCTATTCCTTTATTTCTTTACCGTTACAGATTGTTATTATGCTGGTGATGGGGTTGATTTCTATTCCTATGCTGGCAAAAGCAAGAAATGCTGCCGTTTCGGATAAGGAATTTGAAAATTAA
- a CDS encoding TerD family protein, translating into MAINLQKGQKIDIGLTKMTIGLGWDPNEGTGYDFDLDASAIMINSDRKLVSEEYFVFYNNLNSPDGALTHTGDDPNGKNSDGDDDEAIVIDLDKVDSRVEEILFVVTIEDFERRRQNFGQVRNSYIRVVDNHSNQEIAKYELDEDFSIETGVEFGRLYKRNGSWKFEASGIGYRADLGFFLEKYYKGQIIK; encoded by the coding sequence ATGGCAATTAATTTACAGAAAGGACAAAAGATCGACATAGGATTGACTAAAATGACGATTGGATTAGGTTGGGATCCTAATGAAGGAACCGGCTACGATTTTGACCTGGATGCTTCCGCAATCATGATTAATTCTGACAGAAAATTAGTAAGCGAAGAATATTTTGTTTTTTACAATAACCTGAACTCTCCGGACGGAGCTCTTACCCATACAGGTGATGATCCCAATGGTAAAAACAGTGATGGTGACGATGATGAAGCAATCGTAATAGATCTTGATAAAGTAGATTCAAGAGTGGAAGAAATTCTTTTCGTAGTAACCATAGAAGATTTTGAAAGAAGAAGACAGAATTTCGGACAGGTAAGAAACTCCTATATCAGAGTTGTGGATAATCATTCCAACCAGGAAATTGCAAAATATGAGCTGGATGAAGATTTCTCCATTGAAACCGGTGTAGAGTTCGGAAGACTGTACAAAAGAAACGGAAGCTGGAAGTTTGAAGCTTCAGGGATAGGGTACAGAGCAGATCTGGGTTTCTTCCTGGAGAAATACTACAAAGGACAAATCATTAAATAA
- a CDS encoding TerD family protein, with protein sequence MAINLQKGQTIDLRKNDRGESVYDLSKVTIGLGWDVRKQGGGFFGKLFSKEAEYDLDAVAFLLDGNGKVANLGRTVQTNDGRQMGLYQGDVVFFNSMQHPSGNVWLTGDNRTGAGDGDDEQIIVRLDQLDQSYQKIVFLVTIYQGKTNNQHFGMIENAFIRAVDATGKEITKYSLSGDSSMNGMCAMVFAEAYRHNGDWKFRAVGEPHHTDNFIDILRQQYAYSN encoded by the coding sequence ATGGCAATTAATTTACAGAAAGGACAAACGATAGATTTAAGAAAGAATGACCGCGGAGAAAGCGTTTATGATCTTTCAAAAGTAACCATTGGCTTAGGATGGGATGTAAGAAAACAAGGTGGAGGATTTTTTGGAAAACTGTTCAGCAAAGAAGCAGAATATGATCTTGATGCAGTAGCATTTCTTTTAGATGGCAATGGAAAAGTAGCCAATCTTGGAAGAACGGTACAGACCAATGACGGAAGACAGATGGGGCTATATCAGGGAGATGTAGTTTTCTTCAATTCTATGCAGCATCCAAGCGGAAATGTATGGCTTACAGGGGATAACAGAACCGGAGCCGGAGATGGGGATGATGAGCAGATTATTGTAAGATTGGATCAGCTGGACCAGAGTTATCAGAAAATTGTATTCCTTGTTACCATTTATCAGGGAAAAACCAATAACCAGCATTTCGGAATGATCGAAAATGCATTTATCCGGGCGGTAGATGCTACTGGAAAAGAAATTACAAAATACAGCCTTTCCGGAGATTCAAGTATGAACGGAATGTGTGCGATGGTTTTTGCAGAAGCATACCGTCATAACGGAGACTGGAAATTCCGTGCTGTAGGTGAACCGCATCATACAGATAACTTTATAGATATTCTGAGACAGCAGTACGCTTATTCCAATTAG
- a CDS encoding vWA domain-containing protein yields the protein MSRRLLAYFLLDTSGSMNGEPIQALNNGFNGLISMLRADPQAMDSLHLSVITFDREVQNIIPLTDLASFYPMEITCPDSGPTHTGAALEMVSGLVQKEIVKESADAKGDWQPLLFIFTDGKPSDIQKYRQMIPVIRGLEFGAIVGCAAGPKADEQFLKELTDHVVKLDTTDAITLSSFFKWVSSSITQGGHSQNTGENITLPPPPSELNIII from the coding sequence ATGAGCAGGAGATTATTAGCGTATTTTTTATTAGATACTTCAGGTTCTATGAATGGTGAGCCTATTCAGGCACTGAATAACGGATTCAACGGGTTAATCAGTATGCTTCGCGCAGATCCGCAGGCAATGGACAGCCTGCATCTGAGCGTTATTACCTTCGATAGAGAAGTTCAAAATATTATTCCTTTAACAGATCTGGCCAGTTTTTATCCCATGGAAATTACCTGTCCGGATAGTGGCCCTACACATACGGGAGCTGCATTGGAAATGGTTTCCGGATTGGTGCAGAAAGAAATTGTAAAAGAATCGGCAGATGCAAAAGGAGACTGGCAGCCATTACTTTTTATATTTACAGATGGAAAACCTTCAGATATTCAGAAATACAGACAGATGATTCCTGTAATCAGAGGGCTGGAGTTTGGGGCCATCGTAGGCTGCGCTGCCGGCCCGAAAGCTGATGAACAGTTTTTGAAAGAACTGACGGATCATGTGGTAAAACTGGATACTACAGACGCTATTACCCTTTCTTCCTTTTTCAAATGGGTGAGCTCCTCCATTACACAGGGAGGGCATTCACAAAATACGGGAGAAAATATTACATTGCCTCCACCACCATCGGAGCTTAATATTATTATTTAA